The Nostoc sp. 'Peltigera membranacea cyanobiont' N6 genome contains the following window.
AAACTGTAACTTGGATGGTATCGTTTGGTTGGTAATCTTTCAGGCGATCGCTTAAACTATTTCCCGTTACTTTAATCCCATCAATTGCTAACAACTCATCACCTGCATCAATTCCCCCTACTTGTGCAGGTGAATCAGTTTCCACAAACTTAATCATCTCCCGCCCATTGTCTGTATTTATTCTCACACCCAGGTAAGGTTCTTCTTGCTGTTCAGCTACCAACTGTAAGCCAAAGGGTTCCAAATACTGATTAAAAGGCAAATCATCAATACTATCAATGTAGCGTTTAAAGAAATCAGTCAAATCGATTCCGGCAACAGATTCTATAACATCCTGCAACTGTTCTGGGGTATAGCCAATTTCATCTTTGCCAAATTGCTGCCACATTTTCAGCATCACGTCATCGAGGGAACGCTGATTGTTATGAGTAGACCGAATCAGTAAATCCAGCAACAACGATACCATTTCTCCTTTTAAATAGTAAGAAATTTGGGAATTACCGCTATTAGCATCGGGGCGATAGAGTTTAATCCAGGCATCAAAACTCGACTCGGAAACGGGTTGTACCTTGCGCCCCGGTGTCGTTTCATATCTGGTAATTTCTTTACTCAAGTTATTCAAAAACGACTTAACATCATAAATTCCTGCCCGCAAAGGAATTAACAAGTCGTAGTAACTAGTAGTACCCTCACAAAACCACAATGACGGTGTGTAATTTTCTTGGTCGTAATCAAAAACTTCTAATGCTTTTGGGCGAATTCGTTTGACATTCCACAAGTGAAAAAACTCGTGGGCTACCAATTGCATAAAGCGATCGTATTTTTCTTGAGCGCGAAACCCAAAACGTTGGTAAATTAAGGAGCAAGAGTCTTTATGCTCCAAACCGCCAAAAGCTTGGCTAAATAAATGTAGCAAAAACACGTATCGTTCATAAGGCAAACCGCCGAACATCTGCGCTTCTACCTGAACAATTTTTTGGATATCAGCAATTAATTGCTGAACTTGGTAATTACCTTGCCCCCAAATTGCCAGTTCGTGGGGTTTTCCCAAGACTTCAAATTTATACAATTGGTGGCTACCAATCTCAAAGGGAGTATCCACCAGAGTATCAAAATCGCTAGCCAAGAAAGTATTTTTTTCTTCACCAACGTGAGGTAGAGCAGTAGTTACCTGCCATTGCGAGTGTGGTGGTACGATGGTGACGCGAATGGGTAGCTTATCGGAGCCTGGTATTCTGAAAAATAGTGCCGCCCCATTGAAATAACCGTGGGTGGCATCCAAATGATTTGTCCGTACCGATAGCTCATTGGCAAAAATGCGGTAGCGGACAGTTAATTCTGAAACACCAGTTTTGTCTACCTGCCAGTGATTTTTACTGATTTTTCGCCAAGGTAAAGGCTTATCTTCTGCAAAAGCCACAAAATCCTGTAAATTCTTGGCATATTCCCGAACTAAATAGGAACCGGGTGTCCATACTGGCAATTTTAAATCGAGAATCGGCGAGAGGTAATTGACAAGGCGTAAAGTCACTTCAAACAGATGGGTTTCTGGTTGGGACATTGCTACCAGGTAATGAATCGTTGGCCCAGTTACCTCGATGTAGGTTTTGGGACGAGTTGCTGTTGCTTCAGTCATCTTGTTTGCTGAGGTAATTGTTAATAGGCTACGAGATGCTGTGCGATCGCGCAGCATCTCGTAGAAAAGACAGTATTATAAGTTTTGATTCCACAGATAAATCCGCTTTCTCTCAAATAAAGATTACACTTTATTTCTTTTGCATAACTAATATACTACTTATGCATTGTACATAATTACTACAGGCAATTTGAGTATTTCAGCCATATTTAGCAGTCTGCGATGTTTACGACGGGCTAGGCTACGCACCAGAAATTTTACCGACGCAGATTCCGATGTCTGGTTTCCCCTCCTGTACAGACAAAAAAATCGCATCTCTTATTTACACCTTACTCCCTTGCTCATCTGTAGAGTAAAATTGTTGAGCATAAAAACGGGCATAGCGTCTTTCCTGAGACAAGAGGGAGGTGTGAGTAGCAGGGCATCGTTTTTGTTGGGCCAATAATGGGAACATCCAAGCTTAAGCTTTTCCTTCCCCCACAATTGGCATTGCTGCCATCTCAACATCGGGACACAATTGGCGCAGGGTTTGAATCACATGAGAGGTGTGGTTGTCCTCTCCGTGGCCGTTACTGATAAACAAGATTCGCTTAGAAAGCATCTTGGGATTTGGATAGGTCTAACATGCTTGCCTGGTGAGATTTTAAACCTACATTGGGTGACTAGGCCAAGAGAGTCAAAAAATTTATTTGTATCGCTAAATAAATAAAGCAATCACACTTTGCCCGCCAAGTTCATCAACTGTTTGAAGTTCACAAGATAATTGATGTTCTTGGCGCTATCAATCTTAATCCACCCTTTTTCATGGAGCTTTTCCATGATTTTGGTAGTTTCTTCAACGCCAATTTCTGTCACCTCTGCTAAATCTTTAAAGGGAATGTTAAAAATTTCTCTTCCTAAGTCTGATTCCTGGCCATAGTTTTCACCTAAAGTCACTAGGGTATGGGCGAGTTTGACTGCTGGTGGTGAAGACCGCATTTGTAAACGCTGATTAATTTGCCGCAATCGTCGCACCATCAGTTGCAACATTCGGTGATGTAGCTGCGGGTCTTTAAATAATATTTGAATAAAACGCTCTCTAGAGATACTAAGCAAGTTTACGGGTGAAAGAGCAATGACATCGGTTGAGCGTGGAGATTCATCCAAAATTGCCATTTCTCCAAAAAAATCGCCACGACCAAAAATTGCCAGAGCTACTGAATCTTCCCCGACGGTACGCCGGACTTTGACCCAACCAGAAACCACGAAATAAACGGCATTACCCCAGGCATCTTCCATCACAACGGCTCGCCCTGATGGATATTCATGTTCAATTGCAACGTTGAGCAGCCATTCCAAGGTTTGTGGGTTGGCTGTACTCATCAAGGGGAAAAGTTCACTAAAAACCTCGGTTAGCATGAAATATCTGCAAGAAATGGATTCAAGAGCGTAAAACTAACTTCGCTATCATAAGTTCATTTAAACCGTAATTTTACTTAGAATTGGATCGCAAAATCTGTATTTATTTGATCTTAAACTCTAAGGTTGATCGGTCTAGAATTCTATTACAACATAACAATTATGTATGCGATCGAAATCAGAGGTTTCACTTACAGACTTATGATTTGCTATTTGTTGGTGGATTGCTATCTAGTACCAAGATTTTGATCTGTTGGTCTAAATTTTTCACTAATTGAGTCAGGGCAATTAAAGCCTCTGATTGCTGAGAATCAAGGCTGGGATTCAGTAAAAGCCGTTCTTGTAGTTCATGTAACTTGAAACTTAGCTGCTGAGAAATTCCTAAAGCATCGCGGCTCAGGCGCGTCAATTGTTGTTGTTGATAAAATTTTAGTGCTGCTCCCCGCAGAACTTGGAGTGTTGCCTCTTCACCGTAGATTCCTGGCATGATTCGCAAGCGTAATAATAAGCGGTTTTTTTGATATACGTATTCCTTCTCTACCTGTTTTGGTTCTGCAACCGTGGTAAGAGGTAGGGAAGCAAACCGCTTTAATTCATTCAGTACTCCTTGGAAAACAGAGAGTGGCAGTTTGTCTAAAACAGATTGCAAAATCCCATTATCACTCCACAGTATCCTGCCTTCGTAAGCTTGTCTTTCTAAATACAGGCGACCAATTCCCCCACTGAGAATTCGTCCTAGTAATTCTTCTAGTAATTTTTTGGGCGGTAGTGTTGACAGCAACTCAATCGGACTAAGTAATTCGGGAACTTGTGTAGGCAAAATCGGTAAATTGTTTGGTGGTGCTACCACGGATGTCTCGCCCTCTAGACTCCTCGTAGTTTGAGACGCTCGATCTAGCTCTGGGATAGGAGGCAAGTCTACACGCTGCCCAGAATGTTGGCGCTTTTGTGTCTCAAACACCATCAATGTTGGTTGCTGATTTGATTCTAAGTCGGCATTTATGGAGGGAATCGGTTTGTCAGCAATGCTAGCTGCGTTATTTTGTTGGGAAGAGTCCTCTGTTGGCTGATACACCTGTTGGGCATCTAGCTGGGATGTATTCTTATGGCTGAGGTAGGCTGATAGTATTCTGCGGTGTGCGTCGGCTGCGATCGCTTCAATCACCATTGTGCAATTGATATAAGACAAAATGCGACCAGCATAATCTAGTGCCTCGCTATCTTGTGGATGAACCATACCTAGCAAGAGGTTTTTATCTTCTAATCGAAAGGGCAAAATCTGGTGGTAAAGGCAAGCTTCAAAGGATAAAAGATTATCAATAAGTTGGAAGATTCGATCGCGTTCCTCCCCTTCTTCCCAACTAGTTTGAGCGACAGTTAGCATTTGCTGTCCATTTGCTGCGGTATTATTTAGTTCGCCCTCTGAAAACAACATAGGTTTGATTGTGTTGTGTTTATTTATATTTTGCCTCTAATTTAGTAGGTAGTTAATAAAGATACTTTGTCAGATTGTTAAAATTTCAATTATATATACTTAAGTAGACGTAAGTAGAAGATGAATTTTAGATTATAGAATCGGGATAATACTGAGGATTGGGGGTTTGGGAGTTTGGGATTGGGGATTAGGGATTGGACATAATAATTAATACTTCTTCTTCCCTTGCTTCCCCTGCTCTTCCACTAGCCACTCCCTATTTACCTTGTCTCCTACCACCTGAATTGCCTACTCCTGGGTTCTTAAAGCTTGGGCAGCAAGATAAATTTTTGTCCATTCGCCTAAAATTTGATGAGTTTTGAGTTTCAACTGTTGGGCTATTATTTCTATTGAGTTCCCTGCTCTTTGCAAATCTAGGATCTGCCGCCCCAGAGGAGTCAATTTTTCCTCAAGTTGCTGCCATTGGTTTTGTGTTAACCCCAAGTTATGTTCTTGCAAGGAAATTGAGAGCCAACTTTCTACTAGCTCTGGTTTCCCTTTGAGAGCAAAAACACGCACGGCGTGGTAACTAATTTTTTCTCGCAGACGGTAGACTTCTTTAGTCTGCTTATTCAGTTTTTGGGCAATATCTTCCTGGGATTTGCCTTGCAAATACAGACGTAGCCACTCCACTGCGTCTGTACCCAGATTTTCTTGTAAATAATTTTCAAATTCTTTTTGCACTGACTGACGTAGCGCTTGTTGTTCCTCTAGGTGTTGTGCTTCTTGATATTCTGCGATCGCTTGACTATCGACTAAGTTAACTCGATTGTCGCTGTCATCGGTGAGGACTTCTTCTGAGACGAGTCTAATCAAGTCACGGCCCGGTACTTGGGTTAAGCCACCGCGCTGAGTGCGACGCAAGTAATTTACAAACCGATAAGCTAATAGGGGTTGATTGCGTACTGGCCGCAGACAATATTCTTCTATGCTGGCAAATAGCAGAGCATCTCCCAATCGTCTATCGGTTGTATATTTGCTCAGATCGGCCATTTGTTGTTGCATGTAGGCATCAGTTTGCAGTAACTCTTGGAGTACTTCTTGCAATACATCCATGACACTGCGCTGGCGATCGCGGCTGAGGGAAACCCAAGTCTGAATTTTATTCCGTAATGTCACTAAACTTCCCAGTCGCGTTATCAAGTTGCGATAAGCACGTTCTCGCCCGAACCCCAAATAGCGTTGACGTAAAATCCTCCAGCGATATTCCATCGCTTGTTTGGCGATATCAACCTCTTTAGGGTTCAATAGGTCAAACCGTTTTGAGTCCGATCCCAAAAGCCAGAGAATAATACTTTGTCTAGCAGCTTCATTTTGTTCTGGACATTCCGCAGCCAAGCGCTTTCGCCAATCTAGAGCCAGTTTTTCCACATCCGTTACCATAGCGAGATTGCGCTCCTCGAAACTCAATTTTGAAGTTTGCATCACAACCCCCATTTGTCCCACCTAATTGTTTAACTGGCAGCTGTCCCTAATTTCATGAGTTTCATGAAAATATCTCAGTGATTCCACTTTTATTACGTCTTAATTCAGCAAAATTATGCAGAAATTTTTGCATTAGTATTTTGCTTTCTATTACAAAATGTCCCAATCCCTTACATATCATGCATTTTGACCGATTTTGTAAATGTTAACTTTTTGTAAAGTTATGTTTTTTAACTGATAATAAAAATCTGCCTAGAGGGCTGAGTATAAGGTTTTGCATACAGATGGGTTGGGGAAATTTGAAATTTTGTAACCGAGCCGAGGAACGAATCTAATTTAACTCAATAATCGGACGTTATTTCACCCGTATAAGTTTCTACGCTTTACAATCCCTTACGTAGTAAAATACTTAGTTAAATCTCAATATGCATTGGTATTAATGATATTTTTGGTCTGGAAGACCCCCCAACCTTTCTTAAAATCGGTTTAATTCCCTCATTTTTAAGAAAGGTGAGGGAGGATCGAGACCTAGCTGAATAGTATTAAGTTAAATTTCGTACTATTATTTTGATTTTATTAAGTGTATATACACAAGTTAGCCTTTAAAAGGATGTTTGGTAAGTCGTTAATAAAAGCTTAATCTCTAAACTAGCTTCACCTACAACTGTACTTCTAACATTGGCAAATTATTCTTCAAACCCTGACATTGCCAATAATGAATAGTCAACAGTCAATATTGATTTTGACTATTGACTCTGACTGTTGCTTTCCCTCTGCTTGAAAATTCAACTTATGCAAATATAAAAACAGAAAGAATGCAACCTTCAAAAGCTTTAATGGTCAGAAGCCTTACAAGAGACTTATCAATAAATTCATTTGTGGGGATTCTTTGTTTTGAGTTTCCCGCAGAGGGTTGAATCTATCGACTATTCGACGATCTAACAATGGGGTTTTCTAGAGATTCTCGATACTGTTGGACTTGTTCTGTGTAACCAATAGGCAGAACAGCTTCGACGTTTTCATGGGGACGAGCAATAATTACCCAGGATTCGAGGGTACCGCCATATACATTTTCTGCGGCTTCAATACCAGCAGCCATAGCGGCTTTTACCTCAGAAACATCGCCACGAATATTAACTGTAAAACGGGCGCTACCCACTCTGATATATCCAACGAGGGTGACTCGACCAGCTTTTACCATAGCATCTGCTGCTGCTAGCACCGCAGGGAAACCTTTCGTTTCAAGTGCTCCAACTGCCTGTAATGACATTATTAATCTCCTGTATGAATAAACGCTGATGGGGTCTACCAGTTAATTGTACGAAGCTTCGCTACAGATTTTGATAGCAAAATTGCTTAGAACATGCGGAAAGGTTCTGATTCTTCAGTGAAATGGATTGGTAATATGGTTTCAACATTTTCCGGGGGATTAGGAACGATGTAGTAGGTAATTACTGCACCAACCTTGACTTGCTCTCCAGCTGCTATTCCGGCTTCAACAGCTCTATTTACTTCAGAAACGTGTCCCCGAACGGCAACTAACAAACGAGCGCTTTCAGCTTGACCGTAGTACACAATTGTGACTGCGGCAGCTTTCACCATTGCATCTGCTGCTGCTAAGACACTAGGAAAACCTAAAGTTTCAATTACGCCAACGGCCATTGGCATGGCATTAGCTCCTGGATTAAGGGATAGGCGATATTAATTGTACGTGGCTTTAGTCCCAATTTTAACATTTTGTAAAACTTTCTTTGATGCGGGAAATTTTGGGGGAGTGGGGAGTTAATAGTGAGGAGTGAGGAGTTAGAATGTTTTGATAGTCGCTAGACTATATTTTATGTATTACAAATAATACTCGATCGGATTAGTTTGTGTAATTTTGCTGCTTAACAAAATTAGCAATGAGTGGAAGCTAGCTAGTACGATAAACTGAAATTTATGTTTCCGAATTTTCTTCCTAAAGCAGTTGAGCAACTGACAGAATCTACCTCAATCGCACTGGCTCAGAGTATTCAAACTGCTGCGATCGCTACTCCTTTAATTAATCAAGCAGTTACCACAACTTATGTCAAGCAAGGTAGTGGTGGAACTCCTATTTTATTAATTCACGGCTTTGACAGTTCTGTATTAGAGTTTCGCCGGCTTTTGCCACAACTCTCTGGAGATAATGAAACTTGGGCGATGGATTTGTTGGGTTTTGGGTTTACAGATAGACTCTCAGGAATTGCTTATAGCCCAACTGCTATAAAAACCCATCTTTATTATTTCTGGAAAAGCCTGATTAACCAACCTGTAATTTTAGTAGGTGCTTCAATGGGAGGCGCGACAGCGATTGATTTTACGCTGACTTACCCGGAGGTAGTAAAAAAACTGGTGTTAATTGACAGTGCAGGGTTGGCGGGTGGTTCACCGTTAAGTAAAGTAATGTTTCCACCGTTAGATTATTTAGCAACTCAATTTTTGAGTAGTTTGAAGGTGCGCGATCGCATTTCCCGTATTGGATATAAAAATCAAAATCTTGCTTCTGTCGATGCTTTATGTTGTGCTGCATTACATCTACAAATGCCCAGTTGGAATCAAGCTTTGATTGCTTTTACTAAAAGTGGTGGTTATAGTGCTTTTAGATTGAATATTTTATCACAAATTGTACAACCAACCCTAATTTTGTGGGGTGATTCCGATAAGATTTTGGGTACTAATGATGCCACAAAGTTTAAAAGGGCAATTCCAGACAGTAATCTCATCTGGATTAAAGATTGCGGCCATCTTCCACATCTGGAACAACCACAAATCACCGCACAGCATATTTTAGACTTTTGTGGTGAATTAAATTAAGTTCCTAGACGGAAAAATTAAAGTTTGTCGGAAGTACTTTAGTCCTGATAATCCTTGTTAGTAGCGATGGAGCGATCGCTACTAACGATATACATAAAGTGCTGTTTCTGACGTTTCCAGACTTAACAGGGAAAGTTTAATTCAAAAATGGCACTACGGGAACGACAGATGAATCAAGTAGTGCCATAAATTATCTGACTGATTAACTAAATCTAGTCAAGTAACCACATCTCATTAGAACTATCGGGATACTCATTTGGTTGATTTTGAGGTTGAGCTTGAGCAAGTGTTTCCGATGACCGATGTGATTTTTTGTAGTTAAGTGGATTGTAGTGGTCTTTTACTGGTTTGATCGCACTAGTTTCTTTTACTGCTACAGCAAGTTTAGATTTATCTTCTGCTGTTTGTTTTAAAGCATTAATTTCTTCTATAAGCAGGGAATTTGCTTCTGCTAGTTGCAGTGCTGTTTTTTTGGTTTCGTCAAGTTCTTTTGTTACCTGTTGCGCTAATAACTTTTGTTCCGATGCTAATGTTTGTTGTTTAGATAATTTTGATTGCAAATCAGCAATTTCTTGCCCCAGAGATGCTTCCTTTTTATGGCTTTTTTCGAGATTAATTGTCAATTCTTTGACAGTTGCTTCTAAATCAGCTTTAGTAGGACTTGTGCGCTTAGTAGAAGTCGGATCGAGTGTCTGTGCTGACGATTCCTCATCAGATGAAGCTTCTTCTTCGGCAATTGCTTCTGCTGTAACTTCGATCGCAGATTCACCTTCTGGGGGTGTAAATTTTTGCGCCTCTTCTTGTAATAAATCAGAGAGACTTTGTTTCCTAGCCATTATTATTTCTCCAATCACGCTGTAATTCATCAGCTGCACGACGGTAGTCTGACTCCGCCTCTCGTGCATTACTTCCTCGCCATTGAGCGATCGCTACGCCCTCAAGCGCCGCTCGTTCATGAGCCTTATAAGCACGGATAAAGGTATTACAAGCAGGAATACCTAATCTAGTGAGAGTGTTTTTTGCTTCTAGTGCTTCCCCAATACTGCGCGTATCGACTTTGGTAAGCAGTACCCGATGCGGTGTTCCCACAGGGATAACGGCTTCCTTGACTGTTTCCACGAGGATAGCTAAATCCATTGCGGATGGGGGTGTAGGCAAAATTAGATAATCTGCGATCGCAACTACCGCCACTAATGCTTCAGAGCGCAGCGCGGGAGGTGTATCCACCACTACTAAATCGTAACCTGTTATCTTTCCTAATTCACTTAAAAGCTTAGGATCTGTTTCTTGAGATAAATCAAACCCCATTCCTTGCTGACTGCGCCCAAACCACCAACTGGCAGAACCTTGAATATCTGCATCAATCAGCAACACCTTTTTTTTCTTCGCAAAGTTTGCAGCCAGATTGACTGCGGTAGTCGTTTTACCGACTCCTCCTTTACCGTTGAGAATAGCGATGATTTTTGGCACTGCTTGCTTCCGATGCTGCCTTTTGTTAGCGGTAGCGGGGCGTTTAGCCCGTGCTGAGTTAGGAGTGCTGAGTGCTGAGTTAGGAGTAAAGACGCAATTAATCGCATCTGTACAAGAGTTATTATTATTCTCTTTTCAGTTCTCAGTCCCCAGTGCCCAGTCCCTAATGATGAATATAGCGCTTTATGTAACCCTAAGTAACATGAAAACTCGTAACAATAAAATTTAGAAGCCATCAAATCCACAAAACTCTATGACAGCAACTTACAATCTGCCTGATGGGCCTCAAATGCCGCGCTGGTTGCGAACGATCAAGTTTGTTAGTCAGCCAGTGAAATATGTAGATGATTTTGCCAAAACTTATGGCGACACTTTCACAATCAGGAGTAGTAACTCTGATAACCATCTTGTGTACTTTAGTCAACCCCAAGCCCTTGAGCAGATTTTTACTGCTGATTCGAGCCATTTTGAGGTTGGGAGGGGGAACATAGGACTAAAATTTTTGCTTGGCGATCGCTCCTTTATGTTAGCGGATGGCGATCGCCACCAGCGACAACGGCAACTATTAACTCCCCCTTTTCATGGCGAAAGGATGCGGGCTTATGGTGAGGATATCAGTAAAATAACCCGACAGGTGAGTAATGAATGGCAAATTGGTAAGCCTTTCAAAATCCGTGAGTCGATGCAAGAAATTACTTTGCGTGTTATTCTACGGGTTGTATTTGGAATGGAAGAAGGAGAGCTTTTTGAAGAACTGAGGCGATCGCTAAGTGACTTACTAGACTTCATCAGTTCACCGATAATGTCTAGCGCCTTCTTTTTCCGGTTTATGCAAAAAGATTTCGGGGCGTGGAGTCCGTGGGGTAGAATTCTGCAACAACGGCAAAAAGTTGATCGACTTATTTATACTCTGCTTCGAGAACGTCGGGCTGAACCTGATAAAAATCGTCAAGATGTCCTGAGTTTGATGATGGCTGCTCGTTACGATGACGGTCAAGGGATGTCAGATGAAGAATTACACGACGAGTTAATGACGCTGCTAGTAGCGGGACATGAAACTACCGCTTCTGCATTGACATGGGCTTTGTACTGGATTGAGCGTTTACCAGAGGTGCGTGAAAAGTTGCAACATGAACTTAACACCATTGGAGGCAATCCCGATTTAAGTAGTGTGGCTAAGTTACCCTATTTGACAGCAGTTTGCCAAGAAACATTGCGAATTTACCCAATTGCCATGACTGCTTTCGTGCGGCTTGTGAAAATTCCACTTAAAGTTATGGACTACGAACTGCCACAGGGAACAGCAATAGTCCCCAGTATTTATTTAGCGCATCATCGAGAAGAAGTCTACCCACAATCCAAACAGTTCAAGCCAGAACGCTTTTTAGAAAGACAATATTCACCTTATGAATATTTACCCTTTGGTGGCGGTAATCGTCGCTGTATTGGGATGGCATTTGCCCAGTATGAAATGAAAATCGTCTTGGCAACTGTTCTGTCTAACTTTCAATTATCGTTGGTGAACAAGCGCCCTGTGCGTCCTGTGCGCCGTGGGTTAACAATAGCTGCACCAGCCGGAATGCGGA
Protein-coding sequences here:
- a CDS encoding BMC domain-containing protein; this encodes MPMAVGVIETLGFPSVLAAADAMVKAAAVTIVYYGQAESARLLVAVRGHVSEVNRAVEAGIAAGEQVKVGAVITYYIVPNPPENVETILPIHFTEESEPFRMF
- a CDS encoding alpha/beta fold hydrolase; protein product: MFPNFLPKAVEQLTESTSIALAQSIQTAAIATPLINQAVTTTYVKQGSGGTPILLIHGFDSSVLEFRRLLPQLSGDNETWAMDLLGFGFTDRLSGIAYSPTAIKTHLYYFWKSLINQPVILVGASMGGATAIDFTLTYPEVVKKLVLIDSAGLAGGSPLSKVMFPPLDYLATQFLSSLKVRDRISRIGYKNQNLASVDALCCAALHLQMPSWNQALIAFTKSGGYSAFRLNILSQIVQPTLILWGDSDKILGTNDATKFKRAIPDSNLIWIKDCGHLPHLEQPQITAQHILDFCGELN
- a CDS encoding cytochrome P450 gives rise to the protein MTATYNLPDGPQMPRWLRTIKFVSQPVKYVDDFAKTYGDTFTIRSSNSDNHLVYFSQPQALEQIFTADSSHFEVGRGNIGLKFLLGDRSFMLADGDRHQRQRQLLTPPFHGERMRAYGEDISKITRQVSNEWQIGKPFKIRESMQEITLRVILRVVFGMEEGELFEELRRSLSDLLDFISSPIMSSAFFFRFMQKDFGAWSPWGRILQQRQKVDRLIYTLLRERRAEPDKNRQDVLSLMMAARYDDGQGMSDEELHDELMTLLVAGHETTASALTWALYWIERLPEVREKLQHELNTIGGNPDLSSVAKLPYLTAVCQETLRIYPIAMTAFVRLVKIPLKVMDYELPQGTAIVPSIYLAHHREEVYPQSKQFKPERFLERQYSPYEYLPFGGGNRRCIGMAFAQYEMKIVLATVLSNFQLSLVNKRPVRPVRRGLTIAAPAGMRMIAKPQVKPVDRPALV
- a CDS encoding ParA family protein, whose protein sequence is MPKIIAILNGKGGVGKTTTAVNLAANFAKKKKVLLIDADIQGSASWWFGRSQQGMGFDLSQETDPKLLSELGKITGYDLVVVDTPPALRSEALVAVVAIADYLILPTPPSAMDLAILVETVKEAVIPVGTPHRVLLTKVDTRSIGEALEAKNTLTRLGIPACNTFIRAYKAHERAALEGVAIAQWRGSNAREAESDYRRAADELQRDWRNNNG
- a CDS encoding Crp/Fnr family transcriptional regulator gives rise to the protein MLTEVFSELFPLMSTANPQTLEWLLNVAIEHEYPSGRAVVMEDAWGNAVYFVVSGWVKVRRTVGEDSVALAIFGRGDFFGEMAILDESPRSTDVIALSPVNLLSISRERFIQILFKDPQLHHRMLQLMVRRLRQINQRLQMRSSPPAVKLAHTLVTLGENYGQESDLGREIFNIPFKDLAEVTEIGVEETTKIMEKLHEKGWIKIDSAKNINYLVNFKQLMNLAGKV
- a CDS encoding M61 family metallopeptidase, producing the protein MTEATATRPKTYIEVTGPTIHYLVAMSQPETHLFEVTLRLVNYLSPILDLKLPVWTPGSYLVREYAKNLQDFVAFAEDKPLPWRKISKNHWQVDKTGVSELTVRYRIFANELSVRTNHLDATHGYFNGAALFFRIPGSDKLPIRVTIVPPHSQWQVTTALPHVGEEKNTFLASDFDTLVDTPFEIGSHQLYKFEVLGKPHELAIWGQGNYQVQQLIADIQKIVQVEAQMFGGLPYERYVFLLHLFSQAFGGLEHKDSCSLIYQRFGFRAQEKYDRFMQLVAHEFFHLWNVKRIRPKALEVFDYDQENYTPSLWFCEGTTSYYDLLIPLRAGIYDVKSFLNNLSKEITRYETTPGRKVQPVSESSFDAWIKLYRPDANSGNSQISYYLKGEMVSLLLDLLIRSTHNNQRSLDDVMLKMWQQFGKDEIGYTPEQLQDVIESVAGIDLTDFFKRYIDSIDDLPFNQYLEPFGLQLVAEQQEEPYLGVRINTDNGREMIKFVETDSPAQVGGIDAGDELLAIDGIKVTGNSLSDRLKDYQPNDTIQVTVFHQDELRTYAITLTSPQPTRYQVKPVDHPNSTQQKKFAGWLGVAIATV
- a CDS encoding HetZ-related protein 2, whose protein sequence is MGVVMQTSKLSFEERNLAMVTDVEKLALDWRKRLAAECPEQNEAARQSIILWLLGSDSKRFDLLNPKEVDIAKQAMEYRWRILRQRYLGFGRERAYRNLITRLGSLVTLRNKIQTWVSLSRDRQRSVMDVLQEVLQELLQTDAYMQQQMADLSKYTTDRRLGDALLFASIEEYCLRPVRNQPLLAYRFVNYLRRTQRGGLTQVPGRDLIRLVSEEVLTDDSDNRVNLVDSQAIAEYQEAQHLEEQQALRQSVQKEFENYLQENLGTDAVEWLRLYLQGKSQEDIAQKLNKQTKEVYRLREKISYHAVRVFALKGKPELVESWLSISLQEHNLGLTQNQWQQLEEKLTPLGRQILDLQRAGNSIEIIAQQLKLKTHQILGEWTKIYLAAQALRTQE
- a CDS encoding pilus assembly protein PilB, which codes for MLFSEGELNNTAANGQQMLTVAQTSWEEGEERDRIFQLIDNLLSFEACLYHQILPFRLEDKNLLLGMVHPQDSEALDYAGRILSYINCTMVIEAIAADAHRRILSAYLSHKNTSQLDAQQVYQPTEDSSQQNNAASIADKPIPSINADLESNQQPTLMVFETQKRQHSGQRVDLPPIPELDRASQTTRSLEGETSVVAPPNNLPILPTQVPELLSPIELLSTLPPKKLLEELLGRILSGGIGRLYLERQAYEGRILWSDNGILQSVLDKLPLSVFQGVLNELKRFASLPLTTVAEPKQVEKEYVYQKNRLLLRLRIMPGIYGEEATLQVLRGAALKFYQQQQLTRLSRDALGISQQLSFKLHELQERLLLNPSLDSQQSEALIALTQLVKNLDQQIKILVLDSNPPTNSKS
- a CDS encoding carbon dioxide-concentrating mechanism protein CcmK; its protein translation is MSLQAVGALETKGFPAVLAAADAMVKAGRVTLVGYIRVGSARFTVNIRGDVSEVKAAMAAGIEAAENVYGGTLESWVIIARPHENVEAVLPIGYTEQVQQYRESLENPIVRSSNSR